In Juglans regia cultivar Chandler chromosome 5, Walnut 2.0, whole genome shotgun sequence, the following are encoded in one genomic region:
- the LOC108989883 gene encoding RING-H2 finger protein ATL63-like, whose product MSSSSPPELPEQATNTLSHIVRSIFSYDGNIMLAAVISLLLVILFVLLLHVYAKWFLAQAQQRRRRSMTVSHALRPSRFHHFHTFNLDTSVPSPPTKGLDASLITTIPLFLYSSAEHKNGLECVICLSPFEENEMGRDLPKCHHGFHVECIDTWLSSHTNCPICRAPVVCEAKVVTVGSEANAGTDSAVDSSEGVGIELGTVGSDGDSAMEFVIDIPGCENQSDQNAVMGDSVSVTSSSSSSLSCSLKRMLSRNRSSERKVFPSSNMNDVNV is encoded by the coding sequence ATGTCTAGCTCCAGCCCTCCTGAGTTGCCAGAGCAAGCCACCAACACACTCAGCCACATAGTCCGAAGCATATTCTCTTACGACGGAAACATCATGCTCGCGGCCGTAATATCTCTACTCCTTGTCATCCTCTTCGTCTTGCTTCTCCACGTCTATGCGAAATGGTTCTTAGCCCAAGCCCAGCAACGGCGGCGACGCTCCATGACCGTCTCGCACGCGCTCCGACCCTCTCGGTTCCACCATTTCCATACCTTCAACCTCGACACCTCTGTTCCCAGCCCTCCAACGAAAGGTCTCGACGCGTCACTCATCACTACGATCCCTCTCTTTCTATACAGCTCAGCGGAGCACAAGAATGGGTTGGAATGCGTCATTTGCTTGAGCCCGTTTGAGGAAAACGAGATGGGGAGGGACTTGCCCAAGTGCCACCACGGTTTTCACGTGGAGTGCATTGACACGTGGTTGAGTTCTCATACGAATTGTCCCATTTGCAGAGCTCCGGTGGTGTGCGAGGCTAAGGTCGTGACGGTTGGTTCGGAAGCGAATGCAGGGACTGATTCAGCTGTTGATTCTTCGGAGGGGGTAGGGATTGAGTTGGGAACTGTGGGCAGTGATGGGGATTCTGCAATGGAGTTTGTGATTGATATTCCGGGTTGCGAAAATCAGAGTGATCAAAATGCTGTGATGGGAGATTCTGTATCAGtaacttcatcatcatcttcgtcCCTGAGTTGTTCGCTGAAGAGGATGCTGAGCAGGAACAGATCATCAGAACGCAAGGTTTTCCCATCGTCTAATATGAATGACGTGaatgtttga
- the LOC108989893 gene encoding protein CHUP1, chloroplastic isoform X1, which yields MLQEDDESEINLLKKKLEASLEKIDSLEKENQELKQEANRLKVQISSLRAYNNERKTILWKKLQSSLDGNCTDAPQHKPSTFVNLSEQSPEAGKSCTRTDFPESTAEKPMRIPIPPPRPNSGTLSSSKEVNGNKAPSAPAPAPPPPPLPSKPLVGSRAVRRVPEVIELYRSLTRRDPRKENRTNPTGSPLVASTKNMIGEIENRSRYLSAIKSDVERRGEFIKFLTKEVESATYRDVSDVEAFVKWLDGELSSLVDERAVLKHFPQWPERKADALREAACTYRDLKSLESEVSRFVDNPKEPLTQALRRIQALQDRLEQSIDNIERMRESTIKRYKDLQIPWEWMLDTGLLGQMKLSSLKLAREYMKRIANELQADECSCEDNLKLQGVRYAYRVHQFAGGFDAEAIQAFEKLKKAGLDSEK from the exons ATGCTACAAGAGGATGATGAATCAGAGATCAACCTTCTTAAGAAAAAACTTGAAGCCTCTCTGGAAAAAATTGATTCATTGGAGAAAGAAAACCAGGAGCTAAAACAGGAAGCAAACCGTCTAAAAGTGCAAATAAGTTCCCTCAGAGCATACAACAATGAGAGGAAGACCATTCTATGGAAGAAGCTGCAGAGCTCCCTGGATGGCAACTGCACAGATGCACCTCAGCACAAACCATCCACTTTTGTCAATTTATCAGAACAAAGTCCAGAAGCAGGAAAATCATGTACCAGAACAGATTTCCCAGAATCAACTGCAGAAAAACCAATGAGGATACCAATTCCACCACCAAGGCCTAATTCAGGCACGCTCTCTTCATCAAAGGAAGTCAATGGAAACAAAGCTCCATCCGCACCAGCACCAGcaccaccgccaccaccactGCCATCAAAGCCGCTAGTTGGATCAAGAGCAGTGCGCCGTGTGCCAGAGGTGATCGAGTTGTACCGTTCCCTGACCAGGAGAGATCCCCGAAAGGAGAACAGAACCAATCCTACAGGGTCTCCACTAGTTGCCTCTACTAAGAACATGATTGGAGAAATTGAAAACCGCTCAAGATATCTTTCAGCT ATAAAGTCAGACGTGGAAAGACGTGGGGAATTCATCAAGTTTCTCACTAAAGAGGTAGAGTCTGCAACTTATAGAGATGTTTCCGATGTGGAGGCTTTTGTGAAATGGCTAGATGGGGAATTGTCTTCGTTGGTTGATGAAAGAGCTGTACTGAAGCATTTCCCACAATGGCCAGAACGAAAAGCAGATGCACTAAGGGAAGCAGCTTGCACCTACCGAGATCTGAAAAGCCTTGAATCTGAAGTTTCACGTTTTGTGGACAACCCAAAAGAGCCTTTGACCCAGGCTCTAAGAAGAATACAGGCATTGCAAGACAG GTTGGAGCAAAGTATCGACAATATCGAAAGGATGAGGGAAAGCACAATCAAGAGATACAAGGATCTCCAGATACCTTGGGAGTGGATGCTGGACACAGGTCTACTCGGTCAG ATGAAACTAAGTTCACTGAAGCTCGCCAGGGAATACATGAAAAGGATAGCTAACGAACTGCAGGCTGATGAATGCTCATGTGAAGATAATCTTAAGCTTCAAGGAGTTCGATATGCATATCGAGTACACCAG TTTGCAGGTGGTTTTGATGCAGAGGCTATACAagcatttgaaaaattaaagaaagccggattggatagtgaaaaatga
- the LOC108989881 gene encoding 6-phosphofructo-2-kinase/fructose-2,6-bisphosphatase-like, whose product MGTGASKSTDGASHGGEEEPEENLDQAGDQLYVSLKMENYKRKGDLTPHVYGSVPLVGSWDSSKALPMERESQSTWELSFVVPPNHETLDFKFLLKPMYDNAPCIVEEGPNRLLTRGTLQGDARLALFRLNADEIFEFRVFIHANKVSPFDLAASWRAYQENLRPSAVRGIPDVSINSVPELEAENGSSTSLELDLEHYVIPAPSTSANSGLVYAANNTETPRSLTCAGVFNNMDGSGNVLHSFKDGGVSVDRPASKKEMEVIVPDSSSMYSSFGMVESKSVGTFSPFQKQNSHRGLLVDRGVGSPRRGKSASASTFTIDLKMDTETKNSMPAAAGAVAAAAVADQMLGPKEDRHLAIVLVGLPARGKTFTAAKLTRYLRWLGHHTKHFNVGKYRRLKHGVNQSADFFRADNPEGLEARNEVAALAMEDMIYWMQEGGGQVGIFDATNSTKKRRNMLMKMAEGKCKIIFLETICNDERIIERNIRLKIQQSPDYAEELDYEAGLLDFKDRLSNYEKVYETVEEGSYIKMIDTVSGHGGQIQVNNISGYLPGRIVFFLVNTHLTPRPIFLTRHGESKDNVRGRIGGDTGLSDRGEVYAKKLANFVEKRLKSERAASIWTSTLQRTILTASPIVGFPKIQWRALDEINAGVCDGMTYEEINKNMPEEYEARKKDKLRYRYPRGESYLDVIQRLEPVIIELERQRAPVVVISDQAVLRALYAYFADRPLKEIPYIEVPLHTIIEIQMGVTGVQEKRYKLMD is encoded by the exons ATGGGAACCGGAGCGTCGAAGAGTACTGACGGCGCGTCCCATGGGGGCGAGGAGGAGCCAGAGGAGAACCTGGACCAAGCCGGCGATCAGCTCTATGTGTCCTTGAAGATGGAGAATTACAAGCGCAAGGGCGACCTCACTCCCCACGTCTACGGCTCTGTTCCTCTCGTTGGGTCCTGGGATTCTTCTAAAGCG CTTCCGATGGAACGCGAGTCGCAGTCTACGTGGGAATTGAGCTTTGTTGTTCCTCCTAATCACG AAACCTTGGACTTCAAGTTCCTTTTGAAGCCTATGTACGATAATGCTCCCTGTATAGTTGAGGAGGGTCCAAATCGACTGCTCACCAGGGGAACCTTGCAAGGGGATGCAAGGCTGGCTTTGTTTAGGCTTAATGCTGACGAGATTTTTGAGTTTCGGGTATTCATTCATGCCAATAAGGTCTCTCCATTTGATCTTGCGGCTAGTTGGAGGGCTTATCAGGAGAACCTTCGGCCTTCAGCTGTTCGTGGCATTCCTGATGTTAGTATTAATTCAGTGCCAGAGTTGGAAGCCGAG AATGGCTCTTCAACTAGTTTGGAGCTTGATCTGGAACATTATGTTATACCAGCTCCATCAACTTCTGCCAATTCAGGTTTGGTTTATGCAGCTAACAACACCGAGACTCCAAGGTCATTAACTTGTGCTGGTGTGTTTAACAACATGGATGGCTCAGGGAATGTTTTGCATTCCTTTAAAGATGGCGGTGTTTCTGTTGATCGACCTGCATCTAAAAAG gAGATGGAAGTAATAGTCCCTGATTCATCCAGCATGTATTCAAGTTTTGGAATGGTTGAATCAAAGTCAGTTGGGACATTTTCGCCTTTTCAAAAGCAGAATAGTCACAGGGGGCTCCTTGTAGATAGGGGTGTTGGATCTCCTAGGCGAGGTAAATCTGCTAGTGCAAGTACTTTCACTATTGATCTCAAAATGGACACAGAAACAAAG AATTCAATGCCAGCAGCTGCTGGAGCTGTCGCAGCTGCAGCTGTCGCTGATCAGATGCTTGGACCAAAGGAGGATAGACATTTGGCAATTGTCCTG GTTGGTTTGCCAGCTCGAGGCAAGACTTTCACTGCAGCTAAACTTACCAGATATCTTCGCTGGTTGGGTCATCATACCAAGCATTTCAATGTTGGGAAG TATCGGCGGCTTAAGCATGGGGTGAATCAG TCTGCAGATTTTTTCCGAGCTGACAATCCGGAAGGCTTGGAAGCACGTAATGAG GTAGCAGCTTTGGCTATGGAAGACATGATATATTGGATGCAAGAAGGTGGTGGCCAG GTAGGGATATTTGATGCCACAAATAGTACCAAGAAACGAAGGAATATGTTGATGAAAATGGCTGAAGGAAAATGCAAG ATTATTTTTCTGGAAACAATATGCAATGATGAACGCATTATTGAAAGAAATATACGTCTTAAAATTCAACAAAGCCCTGATTATGCAGAAGA GCTAGATTATGAGGCTGGATTACTAGACTTCAAGGATAGACTATCCAATTATGAAAAA GTTTATGAGACAGTGGAAGAAGGATCGTACATCAAAATGATCGACACTGTCAGTGGACATGGTGGACAAATACAA GTGAACAATATCAGTGGCTATCTTCCTGGGCggattgtttttttcttg GTTAATACCCATCTCACGCCCCGCCCAATTTTTCTTACTCGGCATGGGGAGAGTAAGGACAATGTTAGAGGCAGGATTGGAGGTGACACTGGATTGAG CGATCGTGGAGAAGTTTATGCTAAAAAACTTGCAAACTTTGTTGAAAAGCGACTGAAGTCGGAAAGGGCTGCTTCT ATTTGGACAAGCACGTTACAACGAACAATTTTGACAGCAAGTCCCATTGTTGGATTTCCTAAG ATACAATGGCGTGCACTGGATGAGATAAATGCTGGGGTTTGTGATGGAATGACCTATGAAGAGATAAACAAGAACATGCCCGAGGAATATGA GGCACGCAAGAAGGACAAGCTTAGGTATCGATATCCTCGTGGGGAGTCTTATTTGGATGTTATTCAAAG GCTAGAGCCTGTAATTATTGAGCTTGAACGACAACGAGCACCTGTTGTAGTGATATCTGATCAg GCAGTTTTGAGAGCATTATATGCTTATTTTGCTGACAGGCCTCTGAAAGAAATTCCATACATTGAG GTGCCACTTCACACTATAATTGAGATTCAAATGGGAGTTACAGGTGTCCAAGAGAAACGATACAAACTCATGGACTAA
- the LOC108989893 gene encoding protein CHUP1, chloroplastic isoform X2 has translation MLQEDDESEINLLKKKLEASLEKIDSLEKENQELKQEANRLKVQISSLRAYNNERKTILWKKLQSSLDGNCTDAPQHKPSTFVNLSEQSPEAGKSCTRTDFPESTAEKPMRIPIPPPRPNSGTLSSSKEVNGNKAPSAPAPAPPPPPLPSKPLVGSRAVRRVPEVIELYRSLTRRDPRKENRTNPTGSPLVASTKNMIGEIENRSRYLSAIKSDVERRGEFIKFLTKEVESATYRDVSDVEAFVKWLDGELSSLVDERAVLKHFPQWPERKADALREAACTYRDLKSLESEVSRFVDNPKEPLTQALRRIQALQDRLEQSIDNIERMRESTIKRYKDLQIPWEWMLDTGLLGQMKLSSLKLAREYMKRIANELQADECSCEDNLKLQGVRYAYRVHQVVLMQRLYKHLKN, from the exons ATGCTACAAGAGGATGATGAATCAGAGATCAACCTTCTTAAGAAAAAACTTGAAGCCTCTCTGGAAAAAATTGATTCATTGGAGAAAGAAAACCAGGAGCTAAAACAGGAAGCAAACCGTCTAAAAGTGCAAATAAGTTCCCTCAGAGCATACAACAATGAGAGGAAGACCATTCTATGGAAGAAGCTGCAGAGCTCCCTGGATGGCAACTGCACAGATGCACCTCAGCACAAACCATCCACTTTTGTCAATTTATCAGAACAAAGTCCAGAAGCAGGAAAATCATGTACCAGAACAGATTTCCCAGAATCAACTGCAGAAAAACCAATGAGGATACCAATTCCACCACCAAGGCCTAATTCAGGCACGCTCTCTTCATCAAAGGAAGTCAATGGAAACAAAGCTCCATCCGCACCAGCACCAGcaccaccgccaccaccactGCCATCAAAGCCGCTAGTTGGATCAAGAGCAGTGCGCCGTGTGCCAGAGGTGATCGAGTTGTACCGTTCCCTGACCAGGAGAGATCCCCGAAAGGAGAACAGAACCAATCCTACAGGGTCTCCACTAGTTGCCTCTACTAAGAACATGATTGGAGAAATTGAAAACCGCTCAAGATATCTTTCAGCT ATAAAGTCAGACGTGGAAAGACGTGGGGAATTCATCAAGTTTCTCACTAAAGAGGTAGAGTCTGCAACTTATAGAGATGTTTCCGATGTGGAGGCTTTTGTGAAATGGCTAGATGGGGAATTGTCTTCGTTGGTTGATGAAAGAGCTGTACTGAAGCATTTCCCACAATGGCCAGAACGAAAAGCAGATGCACTAAGGGAAGCAGCTTGCACCTACCGAGATCTGAAAAGCCTTGAATCTGAAGTTTCACGTTTTGTGGACAACCCAAAAGAGCCTTTGACCCAGGCTCTAAGAAGAATACAGGCATTGCAAGACAG GTTGGAGCAAAGTATCGACAATATCGAAAGGATGAGGGAAAGCACAATCAAGAGATACAAGGATCTCCAGATACCTTGGGAGTGGATGCTGGACACAGGTCTACTCGGTCAG ATGAAACTAAGTTCACTGAAGCTCGCCAGGGAATACATGAAAAGGATAGCTAACGAACTGCAGGCTGATGAATGCTCATGTGAAGATAATCTTAAGCTTCAAGGAGTTCGATATGCATATCGAGTACACCAG GTGGTTTTGATGCAGAGGCTATACAagcatttgaaaaattaa
- the LOC108989858 gene encoding pyruvate decarboxylase 1-like yields MDTTMIMAGMLDSCKPCNNDMACPPGLNGTASIQDTHRPPFMVSSAATLDRHLAHRLVQIGVDDVFSVPGDFNLTLLDHLIAEPGLNNVGCCNELNAGYAADGYARARGVGACVVTFTVGGLSVLNAIAGAYSENLPVICIVGGPNSNDFGTNRILHHTIGSPDFSQEQQCFKPVTCFQAVVTNLEDAHELIDGAISTALKESKPVYISISCNLAGIPHPTFSGEPIPFALSPRLSNKMGLEAAVEATAAFLNKAVKPVMVGGPKLRVAKACEAFVELADACGYAISVMPSAKGLVPENHPHFIGTYWGAVSTAFCAEIVESADAYLFAGPIFNDYSSCGYSLLLKKEKAIIVQPDRVIVANGPTFGCVLMKDFLQALSNRLNPNTTAYENYHRIYIPEGLPLKCQPNEPLRVNILFQHIQKMLSSDTSVISETGDSWFNCQKLKLPEGCGYEFQMQYGSIGWSVGATLGYAQSVPNKRVIACIGDGSFQMTGQEVSTMIKCGQKSIIFLINNGGYTIEVEIHDGPYNVIKNWNYTGLVDAIHNGNGNCWTKKVYCEEELIEAIETASGKKDCFCFIEVIVHKDDTSKELLE; encoded by the exons ATGGACACCACGATGATCATGGCCGGCATGCTAGACTCATGCAAACCCTGCAACAACGACATGGCCTGCCCTCCCGGCCTGAACGGCACGGCCTCGATTCAAGACACTCATCGTCCTCCGTTCATGGTGTCCTCCGCGGCCACCCTCGACCGCCACCTTGCTCATCGGCTTGTTCAGATCGGCGTCGACGACGTGTTCTCTGTCCCCGGTGACTTTAACCTCACTCTTCTCGACCACCTCATTGCCGAGCCTGGTCTCAACAACGTTGGGTGCTGCAATGAACTCAACGCTGGATATGCCGCCGATGGCTACGCCAGGGCTCGAGGGGTCGGTGCATGCGTTGTCACGTTCACTGTGGGCGGCCTTAGCGTTCTCAACGCTATTGCTGGAGCGTACAGTGAGAATCTTCCAGTTATTTGTATTGTTGGTGGCCCGAATTCGAACGATTTTGGGACAAACAGAATTCTTCACCATACCATTGGGTCACCGGATTTCAGCCAAGAACAGCAATGCTTCAAGCCTGTTACTTGCTTTCAG GCTGTAGTGACCAACTTGGAAGACGCACACGAACTGATTGATGGGGCCATCTCTACTGCTTTGAAAGAAAGCAAGCCTGTCTACATCAGCATCAGCTGCAACTTGGCTGGCATCCCGCATCCAACTTTTAGCGGGGAGCCTATTCCATTTGCTTTGTCACCCAG ATTGAGTAACAAAATGGGGCTAGAAGCTGCCGTCGAGGCGACAGCCGCCTTCTTGAACAAGGCAGTCAAGCCAGTCATGGTGGGTGGGCCGAAACTCCGAGTGGCAAAGGCTTGTGAAGCCTTTGTTGAATTGGCCGATGCTTGTGGCTATGCCATTTCCGTGATGCCATCAGCAAAAGGGCTGGTACCGGAGAACCACCCCCACTTTATTGGGACATATTGGGGTGCAGTAAGCACTGCCTTCTGTGCTGAGATTGTAGAATCTGCTGATGCATACCTGTTTGCTGGGCCAATCTTCAACGACTACAGCTCTTGCGGCTACTCCCTCCTCCTCAAGAAGGAGAAAGCAATCATTGTGCAGCCTGATCGTGTAATTGTTGCCAACGGCCCCACTTTCGGGTGTGTCCTAATGAAGGACTTCCTTCAGGCACTCTCAAATAGGCTTAACCCCAACACGACAGCTTATGAAAACTACCACAGGATCTATATCCCAGAAGGTCTTCCTCTTAAATGCCAGCCTAATGAGCCTTTGAGGGTTAATATTCTGTTTCAGCATATACAGAAAATGCTCTCAAGCGACACTAGTGTAATTTCTGAGACGGGAGATTCCTGGTTTAATTGCCAGAAACTAAAACTACCAGAAGGATGTGG GTATGAATTCCAGATGCAGTATGGTTCAATCGGGTGGTCTGTTGGTGCAACGCTCGGTTATGCTCAATCAGTACCAAATAAACGTGTCATTGCTTGCATTGGTGATGGGAGCTTCCag ATGACCGGACAAGAGGTCTCAACAATGATAAAATGTGGCCAAAAGAGCATCATCTTCTTAATAAACAATGGTGGATACACCATAGAAGTCGAGATCCATGATGGACCTTACAACGTGATCAAGAACTGGAACTACACTGGATTAGTGGATGCAATACATAATGGGAATGGAAACTGCTGGACAAAAAAG GTTTATTGCGAAGAGGAGCTTATCGAAGCAATTGAAACAGCTTCAGGGAAGAAAGACTGCTTCTGCTTCATAGAAGTGATTGTGCACAAAGATGATACCAGCAAAGAGTTGCTGGAATGA